One genomic segment of Nitrosopumilus sp. includes these proteins:
- a CDS encoding PAC2 family protein yields the protein MDFDQKEEPNVEKPIIIAAMQDMGNVGSIVVNFINDSLKTRTFRIAKTPFPTYVVDRGGYIDLPNESWEYKFTEDLIIFGGGKGQPQSTSELNELCQDVIDVAKKYSAKFIYTLGGFHTNRYLDKNPKTFITTTDIELTRQMERLDVETTPQKSIITGFNGLILGFAKQNSIQGIGMYGELNEPEIPQYRAAISIIKTLEKLTYRKFGDTSQLEAMAQEIERKFKN from the coding sequence GTGGATTTTGATCAAAAGGAAGAACCAAATGTTGAAAAACCAATAATCATTGCTGCAATGCAAGACATGGGAAATGTAGGAAGTATTGTTGTAAATTTTATCAATGATTCTCTGAAAACTAGAACTTTTAGAATTGCAAAAACACCATTTCCCACATATGTTGTAGACAGGGGCGGATACATTGATCTTCCAAATGAAAGTTGGGAATACAAATTCACTGAGGATTTAATTATATTTGGAGGAGGAAAAGGTCAACCGCAAAGCACAAGTGAATTAAATGAATTATGTCAAGATGTAATTGATGTTGCAAAAAAATATTCTGCAAAATTCATTTACACCCTTGGTGGTTTTCATACAAATAGATATTTAGATAAAAATCCAAAGACATTCATCACTACAACAGATATTGAATTAACTAGACAGATGGAAAGATTAGATGTAGAGACTACTCCCCAAAAATCAATCATTACAGGATTTAATGGTTTGATACTAGGATTTGCAAAACAGAATTCCATTCAAGGAATAGGAATGTATGGAGAGCTAAATGAGCCTGAAATTCCTCAATACAGAGCAGCAATTAGCATAATTAAGACTCTTGAAAAATTGACATATAGAAAATTCGGAGATACCAGTCAACT
- a CDS encoding DEAD/DEAH box helicase, with protein sequence METSMENIGTLEYVLDKYSKIWSWKITGERAVSMISRLVPEAWYGETANEVIVPDSTESVKQIKLILDRYPLEILSKSAWQRKIIKTFAPKPALPPIKHKLKKAKTGEQFRGKLLNFQKEGLDFLLKSSGNALLADEMGLGKTVQTLSYVATEKQTFPLLVVAPLVTLNNWEREIQKFLKKKSKNGRILESESPSVTLIRTGKSKELPKTDIYVINYELLFKRQKDIAKLGIKTIVCDEVHNLRSKTTQKYKSVKKLAALPSVLYRIGLSGTPIYNRGSEIWPIIDIIKPGLLGSFKEFCEYFCYVNEKGKAIVLENKRDSLRNELQKHVMLRRKKSDVLKELKDKVRYKEVIASDTDYYLEELDKIWKKLEEEQKVAETEFSKSASYHRAIQSERQIAGIAKLPHVINFVKNIMEIEESVVVFCHHKVIHKLLHESLQEFSPVSIIGGQTDSFRQDQIDKFQKGESKLMIAGLRAGNVGINLTRAKYVIFAELDWSPAIHRQAEDRLHRIGQKNTVFAYYLIGNGTLDDHVANILVDKSYEIDAIMDETADNYENKNKAELILAQIQDKIRSK encoded by the coding sequence ATGGAAACATCCATGGAAAATATTGGAACATTGGAATATGTTCTTGACAAATATTCCAAAATTTGGAGCTGGAAGATCACTGGTGAGCGTGCCGTCAGTATGATTTCTAGGCTGGTTCCTGAGGCATGGTATGGCGAAACTGCCAATGAGGTCATTGTTCCTGACAGCACTGAGAGTGTAAAGCAAATCAAACTAATTCTTGACCGTTATCCTCTTGAAATACTATCAAAATCTGCATGGCAGAGAAAAATTATCAAAACATTTGCTCCAAAACCCGCCCTGCCTCCAATCAAACACAAATTAAAAAAAGCAAAAACTGGGGAGCAATTTCGTGGTAAACTCCTAAACTTCCAAAAAGAAGGATTGGATTTTTTGCTCAAATCCTCCGGAAATGCTTTACTTGCAGATGAAATGGGTTTGGGAAAAACTGTACAAACATTATCTTATGTGGCAACTGAAAAACAAACTTTCCCTCTGCTTGTAGTTGCCCCCCTTGTTACTCTGAATAATTGGGAAAGAGAAATTCAGAAATTCCTAAAGAAGAAAAGCAAGAATGGCAGAATACTGGAATCTGAATCTCCTAGTGTAACTTTGATTAGAACTGGAAAATCAAAAGAACTTCCAAAGACTGACATTTACGTAATTAATTATGAATTGCTATTCAAAAGACAAAAAGACATTGCAAAACTTGGAATCAAAACAATTGTTTGTGATGAGGTCCACAACTTAAGATCAAAAACTACACAAAAGTACAAGTCTGTTAAGAAATTAGCTGCTCTTCCATCTGTTTTGTATAGGATTGGTCTTTCTGGAACTCCTATTTACAATCGAGGTTCTGAAATCTGGCCTATTATTGATATTATAAAGCCTGGACTGCTTGGAAGCTTTAAGGAATTTTGTGAATACTTTTGTTATGTTAATGAAAAAGGCAAAGCAATTGTTTTAGAAAATAAACGTGATTCGCTTAGAAATGAATTGCAAAAACATGTAATGCTGCGAAGGAAAAAATCTGATGTACTAAAAGAACTAAAAGACAAAGTTCGATACAAAGAGGTTATAGCATCTGATACTGATTACTATCTTGAAGAACTTGATAAAATCTGGAAAAAACTAGAGGAAGAACAAAAGGTAGCTGAGACTGAATTCTCAAAATCTGCTTCGTATCATAGGGCAATTCAAAGTGAAAGACAGATTGCAGGAATTGCAAAACTGCCACATGTAATTAATTTTGTAAAAAATATCATGGAAATTGAAGAAAGTGTGGTGGTGTTTTGCCATCACAAAGTAATCCACAAATTATTGCATGAGAGCCTCCAAGAATTTTCACCTGTCTCAATAATTGGTGGACAAACCGATAGTTTTAGACAGGATCAGATTGATAAATTCCAGAAAGGCGAGTCAAAACTCATGATAGCTGGACTTCGTGCAGGAAACGTCGGCATTAATTTGACTAGGGCAAAATATGTGATCTTTGCAGAACTTGACTGGAGTCCTGCAATTCACCGACAAGCAGAAGACCGTTTACATAGGATAGGGCAAAAGAATACTGTCTTTGCATACTATTTGATTGGAAATGGAACTCTAGATGATCATGTCGCAAACATTCTAGTCGATAAGAGTTATGAGATTGATGCTATCATGGATGAGACTGCTGATAACTATGAGAACAAGAACAAGGCCGAGTTGATCCTTGCTCAAATTCAAGACAAAATACGCTCAAAGTAA
- a CDS encoding ArsR family transcriptional regulator: MRKLGTVDLEILHLAKKENGTFNEKNLENSNLKRLGVGRILDALASLKDRKMISLNDDGSFTMTQLANEILWSNDIPIWAKILRLLQIKSCSINEITDTLNINEEKISEDLEKLRKNQFVLMSPQRQEEKLVKVFEILPEGIEEIDKTETEGFDKINFEESKTSVEIMSLIDEVIREIQNSNLEIPKKDSMVEKLSKLKGKLEI, translated from the coding sequence ATGAGAAAACTAGGAACTGTTGATTTAGAAATTTTGCATTTGGCAAAAAAAGAAAACGGAACATTTAATGAAAAAAATCTAGAAAATTCAAATTTAAAGAGATTGGGAGTGGGAAGAATCCTTGATGCATTAGCATCATTGAAAGACAGAAAAATGATTTCACTTAATGATGATGGCTCTTTTACCATGACTCAGCTAGCAAATGAGATTCTTTGGAGTAATGATATTCCAATTTGGGCAAAAATCCTGAGACTGCTTCAAATAAAATCATGCAGCATTAATGAAATTACAGATACCTTAAACATAAATGAAGAGAAGATATCCGAAGATCTTGAAAAATTAAGGAAGAACCAGTTTGTTTTAATGTCACCCCAAAGACAAGAAGAAAAACTAGTGAAGGTTTTTGAAATATTACCAGAAGGAATCGAAGAAATAGACAAGACAGAAACTGAAGGATTTGATAAAATAAATTTCGAGGAATCAAAAACAAGTGTAGAGATAATGAGTTTAATTGATGAAGTAATTAGAGAAATTCAAAATTCAAACTTAGAGATTCCAAAAAAGGACAGCATGGTAGAAAAACTATCCAAACTAAAAGGAAAATTAGAAATTTAA
- a CDS encoding superoxide dismutase: MVHYELPRLPYGYDELEPFIDKETMQIHHKKHHQSYVDGLNKSLESIGGDAHPKYISAILSDLNSVPESARSTINFFGGGFENHRLFWETMNPKNDGVPGGKLEDAIDVYFDSFDNFKKIFSENALSIQGSGWCWLVFNPTYNKIEIMTTSNQTSPWTVQKTPLLGLDVWEHAYYLKYQNRRPEYVQNWWNVVNWDYVGNRFSELA, translated from the coding sequence ATGGTTCATTACGAACTTCCAAGATTGCCATATGGTTATGATGAACTTGAGCCCTTTATCGATAAAGAGACAATGCAAATTCATCACAAAAAACATCACCAGTCATATGTTGATGGTTTGAACAAATCACTTGAATCAATTGGCGGAGATGCTCATCCAAAGTATATCTCAGCTATACTCTCAGATCTGAATAGTGTTCCTGAATCTGCAAGAAGTACAATCAATTTTTTTGGTGGTGGTTTTGAAAATCATAGATTGTTTTGGGAGACAATGAATCCAAAAAATGATGGAGTTCCTGGTGGAAAATTAGAAGATGCCATAGATGTGTATTTTGATAGCTTTGATAATTTTAAAAAAATATTTTCAGAGAATGCTTTGTCTATTCAAGGAAGTGGATGGTGCTGGCTTGTTTTTAATCCAACATACAACAAAATTGAAATTATGACAACATCCAATCAAACTAGTCCTTGGACTGTACAAAAAACTCCTTTGCTAGGATTGGATGTTTGGGAGCATGCATACTATCTAAAATATCAAAATAGAAGACCAGAGTATGTTCAGAATTGGTGGAATGTTGTAAATTGGGATTATGTAGGTAATCGCTTTTCTGAGCTTGCATGA